The proteins below come from a single Vibrio natriegens NBRC 15636 = ATCC 14048 = DSM 759 genomic window:
- a CDS encoding PilZ domain-containing protein, whose translation MLQSEILSLAERLIPVYGSVDFDFVLGQLTEDAPPSAKILVKIELNRLMAPCKKSIDLRGRVNGECRKYIFDGIPHWLDDVAFNAYHKSTRKYGGYTEGVWETLISTRNNFRVMGKQAVEEHHSSLSETQSPFSAVPIQLGFDLKRQEKRLKVQSQVEIHRSKGQLLHGVSIDLSSSGAKFKVPSAFKYNLGEIIEVTFTDFASKSQLAGIEKPLTYRILAVEDCYENDAIRYLRTILLTETNVIDRVIDEVLNSDAKRTRHDNQDKIIRARTRGYEHLALKHTSNLPLFFQGSELKLAMLTPNNQKLWQYWHDERNQQVFGSLFHEERMTSLITPGVKGTTNVLYSFTHEHDNKTYFYSMLRPEATREQRQLFWHLGAKRKSWRVFRVSIFELSEQEKEELASFSSELAETSNLLTHVGILQEISDEASGQDYLLTEKPRLPSNTLNAFRHPRRITGQPKGMYFDAQSRRKEPRYRFKTPLALMSGQLNSSGYSVDISKRGLGIQLETPASLRAGQEIAINFRELQLYDSNLPLSDVPYRVVRVSPDGHRVQLVIGQSSKARRVIAFLNKVIEHNKNKLVQQADVLPSHELLERLHSTILSRSLSSPIFISKTSTGSFKTPVIGVNLPLPKHVEIFAQIGHDNKFILDPIFKGRTSTLIADLIKRIEGVQEKHEDIYISASKIGNKVTGIESKLHQDFSSLKERIQFIKKARMMGDFYVLRLSTAPIFEPMTSLLQRDLSELTQFSVHQASKLEKELTALIGYSEFEDITEEVLVRLELTE comes from the coding sequence ATGCTGCAATCTGAAATTCTCTCGCTCGCGGAACGGCTCATCCCAGTCTATGGTTCTGTAGACTTTGATTTTGTCCTTGGCCAACTGACCGAGGACGCGCCACCTTCAGCCAAAATTTTGGTCAAGATAGAATTAAACCGATTAATGGCACCGTGCAAAAAAAGCATTGATTTACGCGGCCGTGTTAACGGGGAATGCAGAAAATACATATTTGATGGCATTCCACACTGGTTAGATGATGTTGCATTCAATGCCTATCACAAAAGCACCAGAAAGTATGGTGGCTATACCGAAGGCGTCTGGGAAACGCTTATTAGCACCCGGAATAATTTTCGAGTAATGGGCAAACAAGCTGTCGAAGAACATCACTCCTCCCTATCTGAGACTCAAAGCCCGTTTAGTGCCGTACCTATCCAATTAGGTTTTGACTTAAAGCGTCAGGAGAAGCGTTTAAAAGTCCAGTCACAAGTAGAAATACATCGTTCAAAAGGCCAACTGCTCCACGGTGTGAGCATTGATCTATCCAGCTCTGGCGCAAAATTCAAAGTGCCCAGCGCCTTTAAATACAACCTTGGTGAAATCATTGAGGTGACTTTTACCGACTTTGCCAGTAAATCTCAATTAGCCGGAATAGAAAAGCCTCTGACTTATCGGATTCTGGCTGTTGAAGACTGCTACGAAAATGATGCCATTCGATATCTGAGAACCATTCTCCTAACCGAAACCAATGTGATCGACAGAGTCATTGATGAAGTGCTAAATAGCGATGCGAAACGCACACGTCATGATAATCAGGATAAAATCATTCGGGCTCGTACGCGCGGATATGAGCATTTGGCTCTTAAACACACCAGCAACTTGCCGCTGTTCTTTCAAGGCAGCGAGCTCAAACTTGCCATGCTAACGCCGAATAATCAAAAGCTATGGCAATACTGGCACGATGAACGCAACCAACAAGTTTTTGGGTCCCTGTTCCATGAAGAAAGAATGACATCGCTGATTACACCGGGAGTAAAAGGCACCACTAACGTTCTCTATTCATTTACTCACGAGCACGATAACAAAACTTATTTCTATTCGATGCTGAGACCGGAAGCAACCAGAGAGCAACGCCAACTATTCTGGCATTTAGGAGCAAAGCGAAAAAGCTGGCGAGTGTTTCGCGTGTCTATCTTTGAACTTTCCGAGCAAGAAAAAGAGGAACTCGCTTCATTCTCTTCTGAGCTGGCAGAAACCTCGAATTTACTTACTCACGTGGGGATCTTGCAAGAAATCTCGGACGAAGCTTCAGGACAAGACTATCTGTTAACCGAAAAGCCTCGGTTGCCTTCAAACACCTTAAATGCGTTTCGACATCCGAGACGAATAACCGGCCAACCCAAAGGGATGTATTTTGATGCGCAATCTCGGCGTAAAGAGCCTCGATATCGATTTAAAACGCCACTCGCGTTAATGTCGGGGCAATTAAATAGTTCGGGATACAGTGTTGATATTTCGAAGCGAGGACTCGGAATTCAGCTAGAAACTCCAGCCTCCTTGCGCGCAGGTCAAGAGATCGCCATTAACTTTCGTGAACTGCAATTGTACGATAGTAACTTGCCGCTATCCGACGTGCCTTATCGAGTCGTGCGAGTCAGCCCCGATGGTCATAGAGTTCAATTGGTCATTGGTCAAAGCAGCAAAGCTCGTCGAGTGATCGCATTTCTTAATAAAGTCATTGAGCATAATAAGAACAAGTTGGTTCAGCAGGCAGATGTGCTGCCAAGCCATGAGCTACTGGAGAGGCTGCATAGTACTATTCTTTCCAGAAGCCTTAGTTCTCCAATCTTCATTAGTAAAACGTCAACGGGGTCATTTAAAACACCAGTTATTGGTGTAAACCTGCCCTTGCCCAAACATGTTGAGATTTTTGCTCAGATTGGTCATGACAATAAGTTTATTCTGGATCCGATCTTTAAAGGTCGTACGAGCACTCTGATCGCAGACCTAATCAAACGTATAGAAGGCGTACAGGAAAAACACGAAGACATTTACATCAGCGCTTCAAAAATCGGTAACAAGGTTACTGGTATAGAGTCCAAGCTGCATCAGGATTTTAGCAGCCTGAAAGAGCGCATTCAGTTTATAAAAAAAGCGCGCATGATGGGCGATTTCTATGTTCTGCGTCTTTCTACCGCGCCTATTTTTGAACCCATGACCTCTCTACTGCAAAGAGACTTGAGTGAGTTAACTCAGTTTAGTGTGCATCAGGCAAGCAAACTAGAAAAGGAGCTCACTGCACTTATCGGTTACAGTGAGTTTGAAGACATCACGGAAGAAGTACTCGTTAGGCTAGAGCTAACCGAATAA
- the radA gene encoding DNA repair protein RadA, translated as MAKAKRAYVCNDCGADFPRWQGQCNACGAWNTITEVRIAASPTVARNERLSGYAGSATESQVQTLSEINLQEVPRFTSGFKELDRVLGGGVVPGAAILIGGNPGAGKSTLLLQTMCSLSGQMPTLYVTGEESLQQVAMRASRLGLPKDHLKMLSETNVDKICQIAEKEQPRIMVIDSIQVMHVSDVQSSPGSVAQVRESATALTRYAKQNNVAVFIVGHVTKDGTLAGPKVLEHIIDCSVLLDGGTDSRFRTLRSHKNRFGAVNELGVFAMTGQGLKEVSNPSAIFLSRGEEETSGSSVMVVWEGTRPLLVEIQALVDYSQLANPRRVAVGLEQNRLSLLLAVLHKHGGLQMADQDVFVNVVGGVKVTETSADLALVMALLSSFRDRALPKDVVIFGEVGLAGEIRPVPSGQERLNEAFKHGFKKAIVPAANMPKGGIPGMQIHGVKKLSEAIEAFDEL; from the coding sequence ATGGCGAAAGCAAAACGAGCGTATGTTTGTAATGATTGCGGCGCAGACTTTCCGCGTTGGCAGGGGCAATGTAATGCGTGTGGTGCATGGAATACGATTACAGAAGTACGAATTGCTGCTTCGCCGACCGTCGCCCGCAATGAACGCTTAAGTGGTTACGCAGGTTCTGCGACAGAATCTCAGGTACAAACGTTATCAGAAATTAACCTGCAAGAAGTGCCACGCTTTACCAGTGGCTTTAAAGAGCTTGATCGCGTACTTGGTGGCGGTGTCGTTCCCGGCGCTGCGATATTGATTGGTGGTAACCCCGGAGCAGGTAAGTCAACGTTGCTTTTGCAAACCATGTGCTCTTTGTCGGGACAAATGCCGACTTTATACGTAACGGGTGAAGAATCGCTGCAACAGGTTGCGATGCGTGCTTCTCGTCTTGGTTTGCCAAAAGATCACCTGAAGATGTTATCTGAAACCAATGTGGATAAGATCTGTCAAATTGCTGAGAAAGAGCAACCTCGTATTATGGTGATTGACTCGATTCAGGTGATGCACGTTTCTGATGTTCAGTCTTCGCCTGGTAGTGTCGCGCAGGTCCGTGAGTCCGCGACAGCGCTTACACGATACGCGAAGCAAAACAATGTTGCGGTATTTATCGTTGGTCACGTAACCAAAGATGGTACGCTCGCTGGTCCAAAAGTTCTCGAGCATATTATTGACTGTTCTGTGTTACTAGACGGCGGCACTGATAGCCGATTCCGAACGTTGCGCAGTCACAAAAACCGTTTTGGTGCAGTGAATGAACTTGGCGTATTTGCAATGACAGGGCAGGGCCTCAAAGAAGTGAGTAACCCATCGGCGATTTTCCTTTCTCGCGGTGAAGAAGAGACTTCAGGGTCTTCAGTTATGGTCGTTTGGGAAGGGACTCGCCCTCTATTAGTCGAGATACAAGCTCTGGTGGATTATTCGCAACTCGCTAACCCACGCCGAGTGGCTGTAGGCCTCGAACAAAACCGTCTATCTTTATTACTGGCTGTGCTGCATAAACACGGCGGGTTACAAATGGCAGACCAAGACGTGTTTGTTAATGTCGTCGGTGGTGTAAAAGTCACCGAGACCAGTGCGGATCTTGCGTTAGTCATGGCGTTGTTATCGAGCTTTCGTGATCGTGCTCTACCCAAAGATGTGGTTATCTTTGGTGAGGTTGGCTTAGCGGGGGAAATTCGTCCTGTACCGAGTGGGCAAGAGCGATTGAATGAAGCGTTTAAACACGGCTTTAAGAAAGCAATTGTACCAGCTGCGAATATGCCAAAAGGTGGCATCCCGGGCATGCAAATTCATGGGGTTAAGAAATTATCAGAGGCAATCGAAGCTTTTGATGAGTTATAA
- the serB gene encoding phosphoserine phosphatase produces MDASKSLPIRKHTTLLNRLPETRFASQLDRAKANWIIFSTYLSPRHFEDIDFYTGFYNPVLETWKVGQYEVALMSGELTSQHETILKSLNLDYASLNEVPDLSTTGLIVFDMDSTAIQIECIDEIAKLAGVGEEVAEVTERAMQGELDFEQSLRQRVGKLKGADESILEQVRSQLPFMQDFEALIATMKALGWKTAIASGGFDYFSDYIKDKVGLDFARSNKLEIINGKLTGKVLGDVVNAQVKSDILVELADEYEIEQHNTVAVGDGANDLVMMSAAGLGIAYHAKPKVEAQAQSAIRYSGLGGVLCILSGALVKQQKISWKSKP; encoded by the coding sequence ATGGACGCGTCAAAAAGCTTGCCTATAAGAAAACATACGACACTTTTAAATCGACTGCCTGAAACTCGCTTTGCCTCTCAGTTGGACAGAGCCAAAGCAAATTGGATTATTTTTTCTACTTACCTTTCACCGCGTCATTTTGAAGACATTGACTTTTATACTGGTTTTTACAATCCGGTCCTAGAAACATGGAAGGTGGGCCAGTACGAAGTCGCATTGATGTCAGGTGAACTTACGTCTCAACACGAAACGATTTTAAAAAGCCTTAACTTAGATTACGCATCACTCAATGAAGTTCCTGATTTATCGACTACAGGACTCATTGTGTTTGATATGGATTCGACAGCCATTCAAATTGAATGCATTGATGAGATTGCGAAGTTGGCTGGTGTTGGTGAAGAAGTCGCTGAAGTTACAGAACGTGCGATGCAAGGAGAACTGGATTTTGAACAGAGCCTTCGTCAACGAGTTGGCAAACTCAAAGGTGCTGACGAATCTATTCTTGAACAAGTACGCTCGCAACTTCCATTCATGCAAGACTTTGAAGCACTGATTGCAACAATGAAAGCGTTGGGTTGGAAAACCGCGATTGCTTCTGGTGGCTTCGACTACTTCTCTGATTACATCAAAGATAAAGTGGGGTTAGATTTCGCTCGCTCGAACAAGCTGGAAATCATCAACGGAAAACTCACGGGTAAAGTGCTTGGTGACGTCGTCAACGCGCAAGTGAAATCCGATATCTTGGTTGAATTAGCGGATGAGTACGAAATCGAGCAGCATAATACGGTTGCGGTAGGTGACGGCGCGAATGATTTGGTGATGATGTCTGCTGCTGGTTTGGGTATAGCGTACCATGCGAAACCGAAAGTCGAGGCACAGGCTCAATCTGCGATTCGTTACTCCGGTTTGGGGGGTGTGCTTTGTATCCTGTCAGGGGCGCTGGTTAAACAACAGAAAATTAGCTGGAAGTCTAAGCCATAG
- the fusA gene encoding elongation factor G, with amino-acid sequence MTDLSKYRNIGIFAHVDAGKTTSTERILKLTGKIHKIGDTHDGSTTTDFMEQEAERGITIQSAATTCFWNDHRLNIIDTPGHVDFTIEVYRSLKVLDGGIGVFCGSGGVEPQSETNWRYADESHVSRLIFVNKLDRMGADFYKVVDQVQNVLGATPLVMTLPIGIEEDFVGVVDVLSQKAYVWDESGQPENYEVQDIPADMVDKAAEYREMLIETALEQDEDLMMAYLEEGEEPSLEDIQRCIRKGTRDLAFFPTYCGSAYKNKGIQLILDAVVDYLPAPTEVDPQPLTDSETGEPTGEVATVSADEPLKALAFKIMDDRFGALTFIRIYSGKMKKGDTILNSATGKTERIGRMVEMHADERNEIDSAQAGDIIAVVGMKNVQTGHTLCDPKHECTLEPMIFPDPVISIAVKPKDKGGSEKMGIAIGKMVAEDPSFQVETDEESGETILRGMGELHLDIKVDILKRTYGVELEVGAPQVAYRETITQAIEDSYTHKKQSGGSGQFAKIDYRIKPGEPNSGFAFKSTVVGGNVPKEFWPAVEKGFAGMMQTGVLAGFPTLDVEVELFDGGFHAVDSSAIAYEIAAKGAFRQSMPKAGAQLLEPIMKVDVFTPEDHVGDVIGDLNRRRGMIKDQQAGTTGVRIKGDVPLSEMFGYIGTLRTMTSGRGQFSMEFSHYAPCPNNVAEQVISDVKERNAKK; translated from the coding sequence ATGACTGATTTATCAAAATACAGAAACATTGGTATTTTTGCTCACGTAGACGCGGGTAAAACTACCTCTACAGAGCGTATCCTAAAGCTAACTGGTAAGATCCATAAGATTGGTGACACTCACGACGGTTCAACTACTACTGACTTCATGGAGCAGGAAGCTGAGCGTGGTATCACTATCCAGTCTGCAGCAACAACTTGTTTCTGGAACGATCACCGTCTAAACATCATCGATACTCCTGGACACGTTGACTTCACAATCGAAGTTTACCGTTCTCTAAAAGTACTTGACGGTGGTATCGGTGTATTCTGTGGTTCTGGTGGTGTTGAGCCTCAGTCAGAAACTAACTGGCGTTACGCTGACGAATCACACGTATCACGTCTGATCTTCGTTAACAAACTAGACCGTATGGGCGCAGACTTCTACAAAGTTGTAGACCAAGTACAAAACGTTCTAGGTGCAACTCCTCTAGTAATGACTCTACCTATCGGTATCGAAGAAGATTTCGTAGGTGTTGTAGACGTACTAAGCCAAAAAGCTTACGTATGGGATGAGTCTGGCCAGCCAGAGAACTACGAAGTTCAAGATATTCCTGCAGACATGGTAGACAAAGCTGCTGAATACCGTGAAATGCTAATCGAAACTGCTCTAGAGCAAGACGAAGATCTAATGATGGCTTACCTAGAAGAAGGCGAAGAGCCATCTCTAGAAGACATCCAACGTTGTATCCGTAAAGGTACACGTGACCTAGCATTCTTCCCAACTTACTGTGGTTCAGCGTACAAGAACAAAGGTATCCAACTTATTCTTGACGCGGTAGTAGATTACCTACCAGCGCCAACAGAAGTAGATCCTCAGCCTCTAACTGATTCAGAGACTGGCGAACCAACTGGTGAAGTTGCAACTGTATCTGCAGATGAGCCACTAAAAGCGCTTGCGTTCAAGATCATGGACGACCGTTTCGGTGCCCTAACATTCATCCGTATCTACTCTGGTAAGATGAAGAAAGGTGACACAATCCTTAACTCTGCAACTGGTAAAACAGAGCGTATCGGCCGTATGGTTGAGATGCACGCGGACGAGCGTAACGAGATCGATTCAGCACAAGCTGGTGACATCATCGCTGTTGTTGGTATGAAGAACGTTCAAACAGGTCACACTCTATGTGATCCTAAGCACGAATGTACTCTAGAGCCAATGATCTTCCCAGATCCAGTAATCTCTATCGCTGTTAAGCCTAAAGATAAAGGCGGCTCTGAGAAAATGGGTATCGCGATCGGTAAAATGGTTGCAGAAGATCCATCTTTCCAAGTTGAGACAGATGAAGAATCAGGCGAAACTATCCTACGTGGTATGGGTGAACTTCACCTAGATATCAAAGTTGATATCCTAAAACGTACTTACGGCGTTGAGCTAGAAGTAGGTGCTCCTCAGGTTGCTTACCGTGAAACTATCACTCAAGCAATCGAAGACAGCTACACGCACAAGAAGCAGTCTGGTGGTTCTGGTCAGTTCGCGAAAATCGACTACCGTATCAAACCAGGTGAGCCAAACTCAGGCTTCGCGTTCAAATCAACAGTTGTTGGTGGTAACGTACCTAAAGAATTCTGGCCTGCAGTTGAGAAAGGCTTCGCTGGCATGATGCAAACTGGTGTTCTAGCTGGCTTCCCAACTCTAGACGTAGAAGTTGAACTATTCGACGGTGGTTTCCACGCAGTTGACTCTTCAGCTATCGCTTACGAAATCGCTGCTAAAGGCGCATTCCGTCAGTCTATGCCTAAAGCTGGCGCGCAACTTCTTGAACCAATCATGAAAGTTGACGTGTTCACTCCAGAAGATCACGTTGGTGACGTAATCGGTGACCTTAACCGTCGTCGTGGTATGATCAAAGACCAACAAGCTGGTACTACTGGCGTACGTATCAAGGGTGATGTACCTCTATCAGAAATGTTCGGTTACATCGGTACTCTACGTACAATGACTTCTGGTCGTGGTCAGTTCTCTATGGAGTTCTCACACTACGCACCATGTCCAAACAACGTTGCAGAGCAAGTAATCTCTGACGTTAAAGAGCGTAACGCTAAGAAGTAA